One segment of Thermincola ferriacetica DNA contains the following:
- a CDS encoding ABC transporter ATP-binding protein — MNEVLIRTEKLNKLFPVKGHKGKTVKAVTDVSLNIYRGRTLGVVGESGSGKSTLGRLILRLIEPTSGECFYGDKNVYSLSRKELNLLREKMQIVFQDPFSSLNPRQKIGSILWEPLVIHNRTSGLNKEKVVGELLNKVGLGEEAANRYPHEFSGGQRQRIAIARALALKPEFVVCDEPVSALDVSIQSQIINLLEELRQKENITYMFIAHGLNVVRHISDYVAVMYLGEVVEYAAVDDLFSSPLHPYTKMLIGAAPEPDPRVQLDFNLIQGEIPSPIDPPPGCRFHTRCRYATEACRQTSPPVKNISEDRWVRCHLYK; from the coding sequence ATGAACGAGGTCTTAATCAGAACAGAAAAACTCAATAAGTTGTTTCCGGTTAAAGGACATAAAGGGAAAACCGTAAAAGCCGTGACTGATGTATCGTTAAATATCTATAGGGGAAGGACCCTGGGAGTTGTTGGTGAATCAGGTTCCGGTAAATCCACCCTGGGGCGACTGATCCTACGCCTGATAGAGCCAACTTCCGGCGAATGTTTCTATGGCGACAAAAATGTGTATTCCTTGTCACGAAAAGAATTGAACCTATTGAGAGAGAAAATGCAGATTGTTTTTCAGGACCCTTTTTCTTCCTTAAATCCCAGGCAAAAAATAGGCAGTATTTTGTGGGAGCCTTTGGTCATCCATAACCGGACTTCGGGGTTAAACAAGGAAAAGGTTGTCGGCGAACTTTTAAATAAAGTTGGCCTTGGGGAGGAAGCGGCCAACCGGTACCCGCATGAGTTTTCGGGCGGGCAACGGCAGCGGATTGCCATAGCGCGGGCTTTGGCATTGAAACCTGAGTTTGTTGTATGCGACGAACCGGTATCAGCTTTGGACGTTTCCATTCAGTCGCAGATTATTAACCTGTTGGAAGAGTTAAGACAGAAAGAAAATATTACCTATATGTTTATTGCCCACGGGTTAAACGTGGTTAGGCATATCAGTGATTATGTGGCTGTTATGTATCTGGGGGAAGTTGTAGAATATGCCGCCGTCGATGACTTATTCTCTTCACCTTTGCATCCTTATACCAAAATGCTCATTGGAGCGGCTCCGGAACCGGATCCACGGGTGCAACTTGATTTTAACCTGATCCAGGGCGAAATTCCTAGTCCCATTGACCCGCCCCCAGGTTGCCGCTTTCATACCAGGTGCCGGTACGCGACCGAGGCTTGCCGACAAACGTCACCGCCGGTAAAGAACATAAGCGAAGACCGGTGGGTGCGTTGTCATTTATATAAATAA
- a CDS encoding nitroreductase family protein, giving the protein MEAIFSRRSIRKYTGDAVPDDTVKDLLRAAMSAPSAGNERPWHFIVIKDRQILTQVPEFHPYAHMLKEAPLAILVCGDEQLEKFKGYWVQDCAAATENILIAVQAKGLGAVWLGIYPVEERMTGLRKLLNIPDNIIPFSLVSIGYPAEEKPPVERYDETRVHYDRW; this is encoded by the coding sequence ATGGAAGCTATTTTTTCGCGCAGGAGTATTCGAAAATATACGGGCGATGCTGTGCCGGACGACACTGTGAAAGACCTTTTGCGGGCGGCTATGAGCGCGCCATCAGCGGGTAATGAACGCCCCTGGCATTTTATAGTTATTAAAGATCGCCAAATCCTGACCCAAGTTCCGGAATTTCACCCTTATGCCCATATGCTTAAAGAAGCTCCTTTGGCTATCCTGGTCTGCGGTGATGAACAACTGGAAAAGTTTAAAGGGTATTGGGTACAGGATTGCGCCGCAGCAACAGAAAACATCCTTATTGCTGTGCAGGCCAAGGGACTGGGCGCCGTATGGCTGGGTATTTATCCGGTTGAAGAACGCATGACAGGTTTGAGAAAACTCCTCAATATACCCGATAATATTATCCCTTTTTCCCTTGTTTCTATCGGTTACCCGGCAGAAGAGAAACCGCCGGTCGAGCGGTACGATGAAACAAGAGTCCATTACGATAGATGGTAA
- the sigK gene encoding RNA polymerase sporulation sigma factor SigK produces the protein MVSGLWTAIALGALNALLLLVSYISNNTFPQPLSEEEEQKYLELLEKGDEEARNVLIERNLRLVAHIVKKFDGALDDNDDLISIGTIGLIKAINTFNRYKGTRLATYAARCIENEILMHLRATKKNRVEVSLYDSIGVDKEGNEITLIDVLGTESEIVLDTVESLFEQRRLLEKVKKLSYREKNVLQLRFGLVNGIRKTQREIARKLGISRSYVSRIEKRALNKLTKDFKAEGCQ, from the coding sequence ATGGTATCGGGGCTGTGGACGGCAATTGCTTTGGGCGCTCTGAACGCTTTATTATTATTGGTATCCTATATTTCGAATAACACCTTTCCTCAACCTTTAAGTGAAGAGGAAGAGCAAAAGTATCTGGAACTGTTGGAAAAAGGCGATGAAGAGGCGAGGAATGTTCTGATCGAGCGTAATTTGAGGCTGGTTGCCCACATTGTTAAAAAGTTTGACGGTGCGTTGGATGATAACGATGATTTGATTTCTATTGGTACCATTGGATTGATTAAAGCCATCAACACTTTTAACAGGTACAAGGGAACCCGCCTGGCTACATACGCTGCCAGGTGTATCGAGAACGAAATCCTTATGCACTTGCGGGCAACCAAGAAAAACCGGGTTGAGGTATCCCTTTACGACTCTATCGGTGTTGATAAAGAAGGTAACGAGATAACCCTGATTGATGTTTTGGGAACAGAATCGGAAATTGTTCTTGATACTGTGGAGAGCCTGTTTGAACAGCGCAGGCTTCTGGAAAAGGTCAAGAAGCTAAGTTACCGGGAGAAGAACGTACTGCAGCTTCGTTTCGGTTTAGTGAACGGCATTCGCAAGACTCAGCGGGAAATCGCCCGGAAGCTCGGCATCTCCCGGTCCTATGTAAGCAGGATAGAGAAACGGGCGTTGAATAAGCTGACGAAGGATTTTAAGGCGGAAGGGTGTCAGTGA
- a CDS encoding ABC transporter permease, with the protein MGRYIFRRILSLIPVLIGVSFLVFIIMHLAPGDPAEIILGPKATTEALAELRSQLGLDLPWYVQYLRWIGKVFVGDWGRSIQLKREVLPLILDRFGATAILALGSMLFAVIFGLIAGIVSAIKQYTFWDRLLMLIALVGFCLPVFWLGIILQIIFGLKLGVLPVSGMHSPGGSGFLDMLRYLILPSLALAAGSSAVIARMTRSSILEVIRHDYIRTAKAKGLPKKIVIYKHALKNALIPVLTVTGLQVGYVLAGAVLVEIVFGWPGIGTLMVNGILARDFPLVQGIILLVASSYVLVNLIVDILYAFVDPRISYK; encoded by the coding sequence ATGGGGAGATATATTTTCCGACGGATATTAAGCCTAATACCGGTTCTCATTGGCGTAAGTTTTCTGGTTTTTATTATCATGCACTTAGCTCCCGGTGATCCGGCGGAAATCATTCTCGGTCCCAAAGCCACAACGGAAGCCCTGGCTGAGCTCAGGTCTCAACTGGGGCTAGACCTCCCCTGGTATGTTCAGTACCTGCGTTGGATTGGGAAGGTGTTTGTCGGTGACTGGGGCCGTTCGATACAATTAAAAAGGGAAGTTCTACCCCTTATACTGGACAGGTTTGGCGCAACGGCCATTTTGGCTTTGGGAAGTATGCTGTTTGCTGTAATTTTCGGCTTAATAGCAGGAATTGTTTCTGCCATTAAGCAGTACACCTTCTGGGATCGGTTGCTTATGCTGATTGCCCTTGTCGGTTTCTGCCTGCCTGTGTTCTGGTTGGGTATCATTTTGCAGATTATTTTCGGCCTGAAACTGGGAGTTCTTCCTGTATCGGGAATGCACAGCCCCGGTGGCAGCGGATTTTTGGATATGCTGAGGTACCTTATCCTGCCCAGCCTGGCTTTGGCAGCCGGTTCTTCAGCAGTAATCGCCCGCATGACCCGTTCGTCCATCCTGGAAGTTATACGGCATGATTACATTCGTACGGCTAAAGCCAAGGGATTGCCGAAAAAGATAGTTATTTACAAGCATGCGCTGAAAAACGCTTTAATTCCTGTGCTTACTGTTACCGGCCTGCAGGTCGGATACGTACTTGCCGGAGCCGTGCTGGTGGAAATCGTTTTTGGCTGGCCGGGCATAGGCACGTTAATGGTGAACGGTATACTGGCCCGGGATTTTCCGTTGGTGCAGGGAATTATTCTTTTGGTGGCCTCCAGTTATGTGCTGGTCAACCTGATTGTTGATATCTTATATGCTTTTGTGGATCCACGGATTAGTTACAAATAG
- a CDS encoding acetamidase/formamidase family protein, with the protein MKIRADKVIYGFNPDLEAVAVARSGDVIVFETLDCFANQIVEAEQSVDNIDWEQINPATGPVYIKDARPGDSIRVSILKIDLADRGVMAAIPDCGVLGNRVKEPEIKILPIKGSTAYFNDIALPVKPMVGVIGVAPASGEIPCGIPGAHGGNLDTNLICAGNDLILPVAVPGALLALGDVHARMGDGEVWVTGIEAAAQVTVRVEVLKNFSVKEPVVMNDEITAFLSSAATLDEAVTKVTEYAIDCLVKLGLSFNDAGMLLSAVGDLQISQVVDPLKTVRLVVPRWILTRYGFNPDRLKSL; encoded by the coding sequence ATGAAAATCAGAGCAGATAAAGTAATTTACGGGTTTAACCCTGATTTGGAGGCGGTTGCCGTTGCCCGGTCGGGGGACGTGATCGTATTTGAAACCTTGGATTGTTTTGCCAACCAGATAGTTGAGGCCGAACAATCGGTTGATAATATCGACTGGGAACAGATTAACCCCGCCACCGGCCCGGTTTATATAAAAGATGCCCGGCCTGGTGACAGCATCCGGGTGAGTATTTTGAAAATAGACCTGGCTGACCGGGGGGTTATGGCTGCCATTCCTGATTGCGGTGTGCTGGGTAACAGGGTAAAAGAGCCGGAAATCAAAATTCTTCCCATTAAGGGCAGTACCGCTTATTTTAATGATATTGCGCTGCCGGTAAAACCGATGGTGGGTGTTATCGGCGTGGCGCCGGCGTCCGGTGAAATACCTTGTGGCATACCCGGGGCCCACGGCGGAAATCTGGATACCAACCTTATTTGTGCCGGCAACGACCTTATTTTACCGGTGGCTGTACCAGGCGCCTTGTTGGCTTTGGGTGATGTCCACGCGCGTATGGGAGACGGAGAAGTATGGGTTACCGGTATTGAGGCGGCAGCGCAAGTTACGGTAAGGGTAGAGGTGCTGAAAAACTTTTCCGTTAAAGAACCCGTTGTTATGAATGACGAAATTACAGCGTTCCTAAGCTCAGCGGCAACACTGGATGAGGCTGTGACAAAAGTGACCGAGTATGCCATTGACTGCCTGGTGAAGCTGGGGTTATCTTTTAATGATGCCGGTATGCTCTTAAGCGCTGTTGGAGACTTACAAATATCGCAGGTTGTAGATCCGTTAAAAACAGTACGCTTGGTTGTCCCCCGCTGGATTTTAACCAGATATGGATTTAACCCGGACCGGCTGAAAAGCCTTTAA
- a CDS encoding putative amidoligase domain-containing protein — protein sequence MQKPVLLHCEDNSGSSWKKYFAGFNCQTAPPHEITGPLVRWGNIQGTDNRDLTLNRKESLVNALNREKALQFLRLNRIRQPKITVPTPSSPYPLVARHLHPRESNRDRIIYSYAEVARIKADFFVQYIPTLRDYKAWVFDAKVFYLEKKVPVVSNTSLWLSTPSEQYEPVPVNLDSDTEKACLLAVKATHLLGLDFAKVRLCVDMKNRPVVLDVNPVPNPHPEASPKLVQLIKKRLLARQHRPASGEIWLGADPEFILRNKDNGNLIYPSHFIQKDGLFGYDERSERREGRLYPLAEIRPTPDTCPLRLTEKIRHSLQYGVTRIPYKNVEWLAGSIHYNRYQIGGHIHFSGVELSSALLRALDNYLAIPVSLIEDREAAVKRRKQYGGLGNIRNKPHGGFEYRTLGSWLVSPEITRATLCLALLVAYEHHSLKRDFFQSYEMQRAFYKGQSEKFYELFPLLWEDIKQTHTYWKYEKELQIIPDMISRRETWDEQQDIRMKWRLEIPGMSWFKS from the coding sequence TTGCAAAAGCCCGTTTTACTGCACTGCGAAGATAATTCAGGCAGCAGTTGGAAAAAATATTTTGCCGGTTTTAACTGTCAAACAGCCCCACCGCATGAGATAACTGGCCCCCTTGTCCGGTGGGGAAATATACAAGGTACTGACAACCGGGACCTTACCTTAAACAGAAAAGAGTCTCTGGTTAATGCCCTGAATCGGGAAAAGGCTCTGCAGTTTCTCAGGCTGAACAGGATTCGGCAACCTAAAATTACTGTGCCCACTCCTTCTTCACCTTATCCCTTGGTAGCCAGGCATTTGCATCCAAGAGAAAGTAACCGAGACCGAATAATTTACAGCTATGCCGAAGTGGCCAGGATAAAAGCCGACTTTTTTGTCCAGTACATCCCTACCCTGCGGGACTACAAAGCCTGGGTATTTGATGCCAAGGTCTTTTACCTGGAAAAAAAGGTACCGGTTGTAAGCAATACATCCCTTTGGCTGTCTACACCCTCCGAACAATACGAACCTGTTCCCGTCAATTTGGACTCTGATACCGAAAAAGCCTGTCTTCTGGCAGTAAAGGCAACCCACCTGTTAGGGCTTGACTTTGCCAAAGTAAGATTATGTGTTGATATGAAAAACCGTCCGGTAGTTCTTGATGTCAACCCTGTTCCCAATCCACATCCGGAAGCCTCGCCCAAACTGGTGCAACTGATAAAAAAGCGCTTACTGGCCAGGCAGCACCGACCGGCATCCGGAGAGATATGGCTGGGGGCTGACCCCGAGTTTATTCTAAGAAACAAAGATAACGGCAACCTTATTTACCCTTCGCATTTTATTCAAAAAGACGGGTTATTTGGTTATGATGAACGAAGCGAACGTCGGGAAGGTAGACTTTATCCGCTGGCTGAAATTCGTCCGACACCCGATACCTGTCCCCTGAGGCTGACCGAAAAAATCCGGCACAGCCTGCAGTACGGCGTAACCCGCATCCCCTATAAAAACGTAGAATGGTTGGCCGGTAGCATACATTATAACAGATACCAAATCGGCGGCCACATTCATTTTTCAGGTGTCGAATTATCATCGGCTCTGCTGCGGGCTTTGGATAATTACCTGGCCATACCTGTGAGCTTAATTGAAGATCGTGAAGCCGCGGTTAAACGCAGAAAACAATACGGCGGTCTTGGCAATATAAGAAATAAGCCACACGGCGGTTTTGAATACCGTACCTTGGGCAGTTGGCTGGTTTCACCGGAAATCACAAGAGCTACACTGTGTCTGGCCCTACTGGTGGCCTACGAACACCACAGCCTAAAGCGTGACTTCTTCCAGTCTTATGAAATGCAAAGGGCCTTCTACAAAGGCCAGAGTGAAAAGTTCTACGAACTGTTTCCCCTGCTGTGGGAAGATATTAAGCAAACCCATACCTATTGGAAATATGAAAAAGAGCTGCAAATTATACCAGACATGATCTCCAGGCGGGAAACCTGGGATGAACAGCAGGACATACGGATGAAATGGAGGCTGGAAATCCCCGGAATGTCGTGGTTCAAAAGCTGA
- a CDS encoding ABC transporter substrate-binding protein: MWKRFGLTLLVLFLALGLIGCGGKGDGQAQGDSQGPSQIVVGLQAEPTTLDTNQMSDFNSTRAGMEMFEGLVRFKDESTEIEPCLAEKWDISKDGLTYTFYLRKNVKFHDGTPFNADAVKFTVDRQIDKNHPYHNTGEFAYADFTFGKVKEVKVVDPYTVTFVLKEPFAPFLANLAMHSATIVSPEAVKKYGKDFSKNPVGTGPYKFVKWEPGVEIILEKNPNYWGEKAKIDRLVFKPIVDDTTRVTELESGNVDFIVGVSPDDLSRLEANPDFKVIKQPGMHTWWTAMNTLKKPFNDVRVRQAVNYAINREAIVKDILKDTGVLANSPLPPVIWSHTDDVTKYEYNPEKAKQLLKEAGYPNGFEVTYWVPESGSGMQQPTTMATAIQADLAKVGIKVKIQTMEWGTYLDKVFSPPDKNDMLMHQMSWVGDNGDPDNFLYILYSSKQYPTDGFNDSYYKNPKLDELLDKARSEQDQNKRAAMYEEAQKIITADAPVVLVDHETQIVAMKKNIEGFKLHPTGVFRFRGVTIK; encoded by the coding sequence ATGTGGAAGAGGTTTGGATTAACTTTACTAGTGCTGTTTCTTGCACTGGGCTTGATCGGCTGTGGCGGTAAGGGAGACGGCCAGGCCCAGGGTGATTCTCAGGGCCCTTCGCAGATAGTAGTCGGTCTGCAGGCAGAGCCTACTACGTTGGACACCAACCAGATGTCCGATTTCAATTCCACCCGTGCAGGGATGGAAATGTTTGAGGGGCTGGTACGTTTTAAAGATGAGAGTACAGAAATTGAGCCCTGTCTTGCTGAAAAGTGGGATATATCGAAAGACGGTCTTACATATACCTTTTACTTGCGCAAAAATGTCAAGTTCCATGACGGCACACCGTTTAACGCCGATGCCGTTAAGTTTACCGTTGACAGGCAGATCGATAAGAACCACCCCTACCATAACACCGGTGAATTTGCTTATGCCGATTTCACTTTTGGTAAGGTGAAAGAGGTCAAAGTGGTTGACCCCTATACAGTAACCTTTGTCTTAAAGGAGCCTTTCGCTCCGTTCCTGGCCAACCTGGCTATGCATTCGGCCACCATTGTTAGCCCCGAAGCCGTCAAGAAATACGGCAAAGATTTTAGTAAAAACCCTGTTGGAACCGGCCCATATAAATTTGTAAAATGGGAGCCGGGTGTAGAGATAATTCTGGAGAAAAACCCCAATTACTGGGGTGAAAAGGCCAAAATTGACCGCCTGGTGTTCAAGCCTATTGTTGATGATACCACCAGGGTTACTGAATTAGAATCCGGCAATGTTGATTTTATCGTAGGTGTTTCACCTGATGATTTGAGCCGCTTAGAAGCTAACCCTGATTTCAAAGTTATCAAACAACCGGGTATGCACACTTGGTGGACAGCCATGAATACTCTGAAAAAACCCTTTAACGATGTACGCGTACGTCAGGCTGTAAACTATGCCATTAACCGCGAAGCCATCGTAAAAGATATTCTTAAGGATACAGGTGTGCTGGCCAATTCTCCGCTGCCGCCGGTAATCTGGAGCCATACCGACGACGTAACCAAATATGAATATAATCCCGAAAAAGCCAAGCAGCTTTTAAAAGAAGCCGGCTATCCAAACGGTTTTGAAGTAACCTACTGGGTGCCCGAGTCCGGTTCCGGTATGCAGCAGCCTACTACCATGGCCACTGCTATTCAGGCCGATTTGGCTAAAGTAGGTATTAAAGTCAAGATTCAAACCATGGAATGGGGTACTTACCTGGACAAAGTTTTCTCGCCGCCAGATAAAAACGACATGCTGATGCACCAGATGTCCTGGGTCGGCGATAACGGAGACCCTGACAACTTCCTTTACATTTTGTACAGCAGTAAGCAGTATCCAACAGACGGATTTAACGACAGCTACTATAAGAACCCCAAGCTGGATGAACTGCTGGACAAAGCCAGGTCTGAGCAGGATCAGAACAAGCGGGCAGCTATGTATGAGGAGGCCCAGAAAATCATTACTGCCGACGCTCCTGTTGTTTTAGTCGATCACGAGACTCAGATTGTGGCTATGAAGAAAAACATTGAAGGATTCAAGTTGCATCCAACGGGAGTTTTCCGGTTTAGAGGAGTTACAATAAAGTAG
- a CDS encoding trimeric intracellular cation channel family protein, which translates to MLSIFEIIGTVAFAVSGALTGIKKRLDFFGVLMLAITTAIGGGIARDLIIGNTPPLAFRHPIYITIALVSTVGVWIFYRYLFRLTNVILIFDAIGLAVFTANGARLAFAGDYASLSVAVSLGVLTGTGGGILRDIFVQEIPMVFRKEIYATASIIGVLAQYYSRIFFHGSWPLYICFATTLLIRLIAMNFKMNLPVPKINNRDVNDNF; encoded by the coding sequence TTGCTGAGTATCTTTGAAATAATAGGAACAGTAGCCTTTGCAGTTTCCGGTGCTTTAACAGGCATTAAAAAACGCCTGGATTTTTTCGGGGTGTTGATGTTAGCCATTACGACGGCTATCGGCGGAGGTATAGCCAGGGATTTAATTATAGGCAATACCCCTCCTCTGGCCTTCAGACATCCTATTTATATCACCATTGCCTTAGTTTCCACCGTTGGTGTTTGGATTTTTTACAGGTACTTATTCCGTTTAACCAATGTTATCCTGATATTTGATGCTATTGGTTTAGCCGTATTTACGGCCAACGGGGCGCGCCTTGCCTTTGCCGGCGACTACGCCTCCCTTTCAGTGGCCGTTTCCCTTGGCGTGTTAACAGGGACCGGAGGCGGCATCCTGCGGGATATCTTTGTCCAGGAAATACCCATGGTTTTCAGGAAAGAAATCTACGCCACAGCTTCCATTATCGGAGTCTTGGCCCAGTATTATTCAAGGATTTTTTTCCATGGAAGTTGGCCGCTCTATATCTGTTTTGCGACCACTTTATTAATCAGACTTATCGCCATGAATTTCAAGATGAACCTGCCTGTACCAAAAATTAACAACAGAGATGTTAATGACAACTTTTAA
- a CDS encoding ABC transporter ATP-binding protein — translation MTGKKEVLRVHNLKINLKRERRSYPLVKGVDFSLYEGETVALVGESGSGKSLTALSIMGLLPKPPLEIESGEILFDGRDLNKLSETEMDKIRGDKISMIFQEPMTALNPVFTVGEQIAEVLRYHRNYDKKSALAEAEKLLAHVGIPEPAKRAASYPHQLSGGMRQRAMIAMALACSPRILIADEPTTALDVTIQAQILKLLLDLKKEYGTTILLITHDLGVVAQAAQRTMVMYLGKILENALTDELFKKPIHPYTQGLLNSIPRIAAQKGPLTVIPGFVPNPWEIQQGCGFAPRCPKASERCFKEIPPYKEYGEGHWAACWEA, via the coding sequence ATGACAGGGAAAAAGGAAGTCCTGAGGGTACATAATCTTAAAATAAATTTAAAACGAGAGAGGCGGAGCTATCCCTTGGTAAAAGGGGTGGATTTTTCTCTTTATGAGGGGGAAACTGTGGCATTAGTCGGTGAGTCAGGTTCGGGTAAAAGTTTGACAGCCCTTTCGATAATGGGACTACTGCCTAAACCGCCGCTTGAAATTGAATCAGGTGAAATACTGTTCGACGGCAGGGATTTGAACAAGTTGTCGGAAACAGAAATGGACAAAATCCGTGGCGATAAAATCAGCATGATATTCCAGGAGCCCATGACTGCCCTGAACCCTGTATTCACTGTGGGAGAACAGATTGCGGAAGTGTTGCGGTACCACAGGAATTATGACAAAAAAAGTGCTTTGGCGGAAGCTGAAAAACTTTTGGCACATGTGGGAATACCTGAACCGGCTAAAAGAGCGGCAAGCTACCCGCATCAATTAAGCGGCGGTATGCGGCAGCGGGCCATGATAGCCATGGCTCTGGCCTGTTCGCCGCGGATTCTTATAGCGGACGAGCCTACCACGGCTTTGGATGTGACTATTCAGGCCCAGATACTCAAGCTTTTGCTGGACCTGAAAAAAGAGTACGGGACCACTATTCTGCTGATAACGCACGATTTGGGTGTGGTGGCTCAGGCAGCCCAGCGTACTATGGTTATGTACCTGGGTAAAATTTTGGAAAATGCTCTTACTGATGAGCTGTTTAAGAAGCCTATACATCCTTACACCCAAGGTCTGCTCAATTCAATTCCGCGCATAGCCGCACAAAAAGGACCATTAACGGTTATCCCCGGATTTGTTCCAAACCCCTGGGAAATTCAACAGGGTTGCGGATTTGCACCCAGGTGCCCCAAAGCAAGTGAGCGCTGCTTTAAGGAGATTCCGCCATATAAAGAATATGGGGAAGGCCATTGGGCAGCTTGTTGGGAGGCGTAA
- a CDS encoding DUF1028 domain-containing protein: MAKLVATYSICGLDPKTGEIGVAVQSKFMAVGAIVPYGEAGTGIVATQSWANTSFGPDAMKLLKEGKSPQEILEILLAKDEHRELRQVGILSANGDSAAYTGKDCFPWAGHKTGPNFSCQGNILVGPETVEAMAETFIKTEGDLAERLLKALEAGTNAGGDKRGKQSAALVVLKEKGGYGGFNDRYIDLRVDDHPEPVQELIRLHGLYKLYFYKTRPENVLRVEGDLFRELQQLLADWGYYKIETGAAEPTPTFWEALHEFHLMENFDERIQPQGFIDLEVVEFMRKKTQ, from the coding sequence ATGGCTAAACTTGTTGCAACTTATTCCATATGTGGTTTAGATCCAAAGACGGGCGAAATTGGTGTTGCGGTGCAGTCGAAATTTATGGCTGTTGGTGCGATAGTACCTTATGGGGAGGCAGGGACAGGTATTGTGGCCACCCAATCCTGGGCGAATACCAGTTTTGGTCCGGATGCTATGAAATTATTGAAGGAAGGCAAATCTCCCCAGGAAATTCTGGAGATTTTACTGGCGAAGGATGAGCACCGCGAGTTACGCCAGGTTGGTATTTTAAGCGCCAATGGGGACAGCGCCGCTTATACAGGCAAAGACTGCTTCCCCTGGGCCGGTCATAAGACAGGACCGAATTTCTCCTGCCAGGGAAATATTCTAGTTGGCCCGGAAACCGTTGAGGCCATGGCCGAAACCTTTATCAAAACGGAAGGTGATTTGGCTGAACGTCTACTAAAGGCTCTCGAGGCCGGAACCAATGCGGGTGGCGACAAGCGTGGCAAGCAGTCGGCGGCGCTGGTTGTGCTTAAAGAAAAGGGAGGTTATGGGGGCTTTAATGACCGGTACATAGATCTCCGCGTAGATGACCACCCGGAGCCGGTTCAGGAATTAATCAGACTACACGGATTATATAAACTTTATTTCTATAAAACCAGGCCGGAAAATGTCCTGCGCGTGGAAGGAGACCTTTTCAGGGAATTGCAGCAGCTTTTAGCTGATTGGGGTTATTATAAAATAGAAACGGGCGCCGCAGAACCAACGCCGACCTTCTGGGAAGCGCTGCATGAATTCCACCTCATGGAAAACTTCGATGAGCGCATTCAGCCACAGGGTTTTATTGACCTGGAAGTGGTAGAATTTATGCGCAAAAAGACCCAATAA
- a CDS encoding ABC transporter permease, which translates to MQNEVLKRLLKDKAAIVGALVLVTILVLSLLAPLIAPYDPNAIDTFNRLKPIGTPGHILGTDELGRDILSRLLWGGRISVAVGFFAVAFAMFWGVLIGLLAGYYKGFFDTLAMRFMDILLAFPYVLLAIAIIAALGPGLVNAMLAIAIVGIPYYARIIRGTVLSLKEKEFIEALRALGASDFRIMFKHILPNSLGPLVVAATLDVGWMIVAASGMSFLGLGAQPPTSEWGLMLSLGRKYIRVAPHLSLLPGLMIFLVVLSLNLLGDGLRDALDPKLRD; encoded by the coding sequence GTGCAGAATGAAGTTTTAAAACGGCTTCTTAAAGATAAAGCGGCCATTGTAGGCGCCCTGGTTTTAGTTACAATACTGGTACTCAGTTTGCTTGCCCCGCTGATTGCTCCCTATGACCCTAATGCCATCGATACCTTTAACCGTTTGAAGCCTATTGGTACACCGGGTCACATTCTTGGCACCGATGAGTTGGGCCGGGATATATTGTCCAGATTGTTATGGGGGGGCCGAATTTCTGTAGCGGTTGGCTTTTTTGCCGTTGCCTTTGCCATGTTTTGGGGCGTCCTAATAGGTCTGCTGGCCGGATATTACAAAGGTTTTTTTGACACATTGGCCATGCGGTTTATGGACATTTTGCTGGCTTTTCCTTATGTACTCCTGGCCATTGCCATCATTGCGGCCCTGGGCCCCGGACTTGTTAACGCCATGCTGGCCATTGCCATTGTTGGTATACCCTATTACGCCAGGATAATCCGCGGGACGGTGTTGTCCCTGAAGGAAAAAGAATTCATCGAAGCTTTGCGGGCGTTGGGAGCCAGCGATTTCAGAATAATGTTCAAACACATTCTTCCCAATAGTTTAGGCCCTCTGGTTGTTGCGGCAACCCTGGATGTAGGCTGGATGATTGTGGCAGCGTCAGGGATGAGCTTTTTGGGATTAGGCGCACAGCCGCCTACATCTGAATGGGGGCTGATGCTGAGCCTTGGCAGGAAATATATCAGGGTGGCGCCTCATCTTTCACTGTTGCCTGGTTTAATGATTTTTCTGGTTGTTTTATCTTTAAACTTGCTCGGCGATGGGTTGCGAGATGCACTGGACCCCAAACTTAGAGATTAA